From one Mesomycoplasma ovipneumoniae genomic stretch:
- the rpsO gene encoding 30S ribosomal protein S15, with amino-acid sequence MISKAKKQELILKFGKNAKNTGDTAVQIAILTEDIEKLKVHFEKNKKDKHSMRGFIAKVNKRKKLLSYLKQKSFETYKETIEALNIRK; translated from the coding sequence ATGATTTCAAAAGCGAAAAAACAAGAATTAATTTTAAAGTTTGGAAAAAACGCTAAAAACACCGGCGATACAGCCGTTCAAATTGCAATATTAACTGAGGACATTGAAAAATTAAAAGTCCATTTTGAAAAAAATAAAAAGGACAAACACTCAATGCGAGGTTTTATTGCAAAGGTTAATAAACGTAAAAAATTACTTTCTTATTTAAAACAAAAAAGTTTTGAAACTTACAAAGAGACAATCGAAGCTTTAAATATACGTAAATAA
- a CDS encoding YhcH/YjgK/YiaL family protein has protein sequence MIYDKLENFSKYSCLNENFAKLAKYLKETDLAKLPLGKTVIDEDRIFVIHVDFESFDDTNALYEYHKRYADVHVVLDEKEQYFFDFSEKLVNKVTDYSEENDVALYKKDSTRNLIRPLKGEFLIFLPGDAHLPKYTGQIGVVRKIIFKVEY, from the coding sequence ATGATTTATGACAAATTAGAAAATTTTAGCAAATATAGTTGTTTAAATGAAAATTTTGCAAAATTAGCAAAATATCTAAAAGAAACAGACCTAGCAAAATTACCACTAGGCAAAACTGTAATTGATGAAGACAGAATTTTTGTTATACATGTTGATTTTGAAAGTTTCGATGATACAAACGCTCTCTATGAATATCACAAACGATACGCAGATGTTCATGTAGTACTTGACGAAAAAGAACAATATTTCTTTGATTTTTCAGAGAAATTAGTCAATAAAGTAACTGATTATTCTGAAGAAAATGATGTAGCTCTTTATAAAAAAGATTCGACCCGAAATTTAATTAGACCGTTAAAAGGCGAATTTTTAATTTTTCTACCTGGCGATGCTCATCTGCCAAAATATACCGGACAAATTGGCGTAGTTAGAAAAATAATTTTTAAAGTTGAATATTAG
- the rplA gene encoding 50S ribosomal protein L1 produces MKKISRKLAQSRELVDKNHYYSLEEAMELVKKTSYTKFSGSVDLAIRLNLDTRKADQQLRGSVVLPYGTGKSVRVLVATDSSEVATKAKEAGADLIYSTAELEQNLKIDNFDFDVIVVEPKLMPVLGRYGKKLGPKGLMPNPKTGTVTPTPEKAVAEIKKGKANYRADKYGIIHSLIGKTNMEVDHLVQNAKTLLQLIRKLKPNSVKGNYFKNLTVSASMGPSIKIRFDNL; encoded by the coding sequence ATGAAAAAAATTTCACGTAAATTAGCTCAGTCTCGTGAATTAGTTGATAAAAATCATTATTATTCACTTGAAGAAGCGATGGAATTGGTTAAAAAAACATCATATACTAAGTTTTCTGGCTCTGTTGATTTAGCTATTCGACTTAATTTGGACACTCGAAAAGCTGACCAACAATTAAGAGGTTCAGTTGTTTTACCTTATGGAACCGGGAAATCTGTACGTGTGCTTGTTGCGACTGACTCTTCAGAGGTAGCAACTAAAGCTAAGGAAGCAGGCGCTGATTTAATTTATTCAACAGCCGAACTTGAGCAAAATTTAAAAATTGATAATTTTGACTTTGATGTTATTGTTGTTGAGCCTAAATTAATGCCAGTTTTAGGAAGATACGGGAAAAAATTAGGACCAAAAGGACTTATGCCTAACCCAAAAACAGGTACAGTTACCCCAACACCAGAAAAAGCTGTGGCTGAAATTAAAAAAGGTAAAGCAAATTATCGTGCTGATAAATATGGAATTATTCACTCATTAATTGGAAAAACCAACATGGAAGTCGATCATTTAGTTCAAAATGCTAAAACCCTTTTACAATTAATCCGTAAATTGAAACCAAATTCAGTTAAAGGAAATTATTTTAAAAATTTAACTGTTTCAGCTTCAATGGGTCCTTCTATTAAAATTCGCTTCGACAATTTGTAA
- the rpsT gene encoding 30S ribosomal protein S20 → MANIKSKIKSITKMQKARARNNAIKSRVKTAIKKAKLAVTAHAENQDELVAKAHKEIAKAKSKGVFHKGKASRKISRLHLFVNKHQKTTV, encoded by the coding sequence ATGGCAAATATAAAATCCAAAATTAAATCAATCACCAAAATGCAAAAAGCAAGAGCAAGAAATAATGCAATTAAATCTCGTGTAAAAACAGCAATCAAAAAGGCTAAACTAGCTGTTACAGCTCACGCAGAAAATCAAGATGAATTAGTTGCAAAAGCTCATAAAGAAATTGCAAAGGCAAAATCAAAAGGTGTTTTCCACAAAGGAAAAGCATCACGAAAAATTTCTAGACTTCATTTGTTTGTTAATAAACATCAAAAAACAACAGTTTAA
- a CDS encoding ATP-dependent Clp protease ATP-binding subunit, whose protein sequence is MEIKLENLEKYARNLTKLAKENKIEPVIGRDSEIRRIIKILSRKTKNNPVLVGDPGVGKTAIVEGMALKIIAGQVPDNLKNKQIFELDLTSILAGASYKGEFERRIKAILTEIEQRSDELIIFIDEIHLLIGTGSSGSDSMDFANILKPIMARGGIKLIGATTNSEYRLYIEKDGALERRMQKVEVSEPLVVDTINILRGIKERFENFHQVKILDSALIFAAKMANRYIFDRFLPDKAIDLVDEAAASLKVEINYQPEKLEKAKRELINLKMMEINSTNSNNQDLKKQIAEVENQVDQMQKEWNDSRNLASKIANLSTKVEELKHKQNTLMDQGDYQGASQIKYVKIPKIMEELEKLKEKQTEFSNVLDENHIAKVVSNWTKIPIGKLLESESQKYINLEENLKKVIKGQNQALKSVSEAILRFKAKINDEQRPIASFLFVGPTGVGKTEVARALAQNLFDNKNQIIRLDMSEYMEKHSISKLIGAPPGYIGFEQGGILTNKIRQNPYSIVLVDEIEKAHPEVINIFLQILDNGELLDSKSIKVNFRNTIIILTSNIGANKILEGKKIGESNIKNELLVYLKPEFINRIDEIIVFNPLNHEVISEIIHLELDTFKKRLIENNFEINFNDSVIDWIIQSGYDKNFGARPIKRFIKKNIESFIAQKIVTKEITENSKYRLFYKQNNLYLEKEK, encoded by the coding sequence ATGGAAATTAAACTTGAAAATCTTGAAAAATATGCAAGAAATTTAACTAAATTAGCAAAAGAAAACAAAATCGAGCCTGTAATTGGGCGAGATTCTGAAATTAGAAGAATTATAAAAATTTTGTCAAGAAAGACAAAAAATAATCCTGTTCTAGTTGGCGATCCCGGCGTTGGAAAAACAGCAATTGTTGAAGGAATGGCACTAAAAATAATTGCAGGGCAAGTTCCAGATAACTTAAAAAATAAGCAAATTTTTGAACTTGACCTTACAAGTATTCTCGCTGGTGCCTCATATAAAGGTGAATTTGAGCGAAGAATTAAGGCAATTTTAACTGAAATTGAACAAAGATCTGATGAACTTATTATTTTTATTGACGAAATCCACTTATTAATCGGAACAGGTTCCTCCGGATCTGATTCAATGGATTTTGCTAATATTTTAAAACCAATAATGGCTCGAGGTGGGATTAAATTAATTGGCGCAACAACAAATTCTGAATATCGACTTTATATCGAAAAAGATGGAGCGCTCGAGCGAAGAATGCAAAAAGTTGAGGTTTCAGAGCCTTTGGTTGTTGATACCATCAATATTTTGCGCGGAATTAAGGAACGATTTGAAAATTTTCACCAGGTAAAAATTCTTGACTCAGCTTTAATTTTTGCTGCAAAAATGGCAAACAGATATATTTTTGACCGTTTTTTGCCCGATAAAGCCATTGACTTGGTTGACGAAGCGGCCGCTTCTTTAAAAGTGGAAATTAATTACCAACCAGAAAAACTAGAAAAGGCAAAGCGCGAATTAATCAATTTGAAAATGATGGAAATTAATTCGACAAATTCGAACAATCAAGACCTCAAAAAACAAATAGCTGAGGTTGAAAATCAGGTTGACCAAATGCAAAAAGAATGAAACGACTCGCGAAATTTAGCTTCAAAAATTGCAAATTTGTCAACAAAAGTTGAAGAATTAAAACACAAGCAAAACACACTAATGGACCAGGGCGATTATCAAGGCGCTTCGCAAATAAAGTATGTAAAAATTCCTAAAATTATGGAAGAATTGGAAAAATTAAAGGAAAAACAGACTGAATTTTCAAACGTTCTTGATGAAAATCATATTGCAAAAGTTGTCTCAAATTGAACCAAAATTCCAATTGGCAAACTTTTAGAGTCCGAAAGTCAAAAATATATTAATTTAGAGGAAAATCTCAAAAAAGTCATTAAAGGACAAAATCAAGCTTTAAAATCAGTTTCAGAAGCAATTTTAAGATTTAAGGCAAAAATTAATGACGAACAAAGACCAATTGCATCCTTTTTATTTGTAGGACCTACTGGTGTTGGAAAAACTGAAGTTGCCCGTGCACTTGCTCAAAATTTATTTGACAATAAAAATCAAATTATTAGACTTGATATGTCAGAATATATGGAAAAACATAGTATTTCTAAGCTAATTGGGGCTCCTCCAGGTTATATTGGCTTTGAACAAGGTGGGATTTTAACTAACAAAATTAGACAAAATCCATATTCAATTGTTCTGGTTGATGAAATTGAAAAGGCTCATCCTGAAGTTATTAATATTTTTTTACAAATTCTTGATAACGGTGAGCTTCTTGATAGCAAATCTATAAAGGTAAATTTCCGCAACACAATTATTATTTTAACTTCAAATATTGGCGCTAACAAAATTCTTGAAGGCAAAAAAATTGGCGAATCTAACATCAAAAATGAACTATTAGTATATTTAAAACCTGAATTTATCAATAGAATTGACGAAATTATTGTCTTTAACCCTTTAAATCACGAGGTAATTTCTGAAATTATCCACTTAGAACTTGATACTTTCAAAAAAAGATTAATAGAAAATAATTTTGAGATAAATTTTAATGATTCTGTTATTGACTGAATTATTCAATCTGGTTATGATAAAAATTTTGGCGCTCGTCCTATCAAAAGATTTATCAAAAAAAATATAGAAAGTTTTATTGCTCAAAAAATAGTTACAAAGGAAATAACAGAAAATTCAAAATATAGATTGTTTTATAAACAAAATAATCTATATTTGGAAAAAGAAAAATAG
- a CDS encoding TrkA family potassium uptake protein — protein sequence MKRANICIIGAGRLGRAAITQLAESGHNIIVIDKRAENLKFIREFATVEPIIMDASDINAIRNEVGLEDIDTIIVATSDNIEIIATLLELQTEINFFNNLKIAARAVNKRHARVLKQIGVDWIISPEEEAGIKMALLSVDKNFLNYADNLKEIANGIFAGSVNVKSPNYINKSIKNANLRQYNVNVVLIKRNKETILPAAETIIHQNDEITIIGKIGDVTTVLQKMESIKN from the coding sequence ATGAAACGAGCAAATATTTGTATAATTGGTGCCGGACGACTAGGTAGAGCAGCAATAACCCAACTAGCAGAATCAGGGCACAATATTATTGTGATCGATAAAAGAGCTGAAAATTTAAAATTTATTCGCGAATTTGCGACTGTTGAACCAATTATAATGGACGCTAGCGACATAAATGCAATTCGTAATGAAGTTGGACTTGAAGATATAGACACAATAATCGTTGCTACTTCAGATAATATTGAAATTATTGCAACTTTATTAGAATTACAGACTGAAATTAATTTTTTCAACAACTTAAAAATAGCCGCACGCGCTGTTAATAAAAGACATGCTCGTGTTTTAAAACAGATCGGTGTTGACTGAATTATTAGTCCTGAAGAAGAAGCGGGAATTAAAATGGCGCTTTTAAGTGTTGATAAAAATTTCCTGAATTATGCAGATAATCTTAAAGAAATAGCAAATGGAATATTTGCTGGAAGCGTTAATGTAAAATCGCCAAACTATATTAATAAAAGCATAAAAAACGCTAATTTACGTCAGTATAATGTCAATGTTGTTTTAATCAAAAGAAATAAAGAAACAATTTTGCCAGCTGCAGAGACAATAATTCATCAAAATGATGAGATAACAATAATCGGAAAAATTGGTGATGTTACAACAGTTTTGCAAAAAATGGAGTCTATAAAGAACTAA
- the rplK gene encoding 50S ribosomal protein L11 → MVKKNVVRVAKLQFNAGQAKPGPALAGLGIVMPEFTRKFNDETKNRGSEPVPVKITVFKDKSFEFQLYTSPTSYKIKQAAKIESGSKKSKAEKVAKITLAQLKEIAEYKLPDLNTDNIEKAILTVYGTAKQMGVEVEGIEEFLQGVK, encoded by the coding sequence ATGGTAAAAAAAAATGTAGTTAGAGTTGCAAAATTGCAATTCAATGCCGGCCAAGCAAAACCCGGACCAGCTCTTGCAGGTCTTGGTATTGTAATGCCTGAATTTACAAGAAAATTTAACGATGAAACAAAAAATCGTGGAAGCGAACCAGTTCCTGTAAAAATTACTGTTTTTAAAGATAAAAGCTTTGAATTTCAGTTATATACAAGCCCAACTTCTTACAAAATTAAACAAGCTGCAAAAATCGAATCTGGATCTAAAAAATCTAAAGCTGAAAAAGTAGCTAAAATTACCCTTGCACAACTTAAAGAAATTGCAGAATATAAATTACCAGATTTAAATACTGATAATATTGAAAAAGCAATTCTTACAGTTTATGGAACCGCCAAACAAATGGGTGTTGAAGTTGAAGGCATCGAAGAATTTTTACAAGGAGTTAAATAA
- a CDS encoding potassium transporter TrkG, producing the protein MNLKINIKNFLRSIFSLKKIHIIFTFYTLVILLGAGILTGSFSHTENSEKINFFSALFTSVSAFSDTGLSLVDTGTSFNVFGQAIIAILISMGGIGIFAIKFYIFNHLFGKKLSILSREILKIERGSSKLSELKGVIKVSINFFMILVLVSSLTLSLYFYFYDADPQKFSFQKSPYKNISLSLRFAVFHSISAINNAGFDIIGPNSFEPYYHAYFLQIMIIILTIIGGIGYPVIYDFFSFFKLKLSKQKIKRFRFSLFTKVSILSYFVIALIGFILLITFEASSNSPSTFWNQKQNGAWFDKSFALLFHNFMTRSTGFFTFDLKQLTQPSTFLTSLLMFIGSAPSSTGGGIRVTTFWIFIAVVLSKLRGTSDVNIFKRKITTDKIVSAATVFFISFILVIAVVFLSSFSLDSISNQEKTSEYRIYHLIFEVMSAFGTSGLSTGLIRDLSVVSQIGFMIIMLIGQLGITSFIYVWQGDNIGKQNKTYITEDILIG; encoded by the coding sequence ATGAACTTGAAAATTAATATCAAAAATTTTCTGCGGTCCATTTTTTCTCTTAAAAAGATACACATTATTTTTACTTTTTACACGTTAGTTATTCTTCTTGGGGCCGGAATTCTAACAGGATCGTTTTCACACACTGAAAATTCAGAAAAAATTAATTTTTTTTCGGCTCTTTTTACATCAGTTTCTGCATTTAGTGATACTGGACTTAGTTTGGTTGACACTGGAACAAGTTTTAATGTTTTTGGCCAAGCTATTATTGCGATTTTGATTTCTATGGGAGGAATTGGAATTTTTGCAATAAAATTCTACATTTTTAACCATTTATTCGGAAAAAAACTAAGCATTTTGTCCCGTGAAATTTTAAAAATCGAAAGAGGTTCAAGCAAATTAAGCGAACTAAAAGGTGTCATCAAGGTTTCTATCAATTTTTTTATGATTCTTGTTTTAGTTAGTAGTCTTACTCTTAGTCTTTATTTTTATTTTTATGATGCTGATCCACAAAAGTTTTCATTTCAAAAATCGCCTTATAAAAATATATCTTTATCACTAAGATTTGCTGTTTTTCATAGCATTTCTGCAATTAATAATGCTGGTTTTGATATAATCGGGCCAAATAGTTTTGAACCTTATTATCACGCTTATTTTTTGCAAATTATGATAATAATTCTGACAATAATAGGAGGAATTGGCTACCCGGTAATTTATGATTTTTTTAGCTTTTTCAAACTTAAACTTTCTAAACAGAAAATAAAAAGATTTAGATTTTCTTTATTTACTAAAGTTTCAATTTTGAGCTATTTTGTCATTGCGCTAATTGGTTTTATTCTTTTAATTACTTTTGAAGCTAGTTCAAATTCTCCTTCTACTTTTTGAAACCAAAAGCAAAATGGCGCCTGATTTGATAAATCATTTGCATTATTATTTCATAATTTTATGACTCGTTCAACCGGTTTTTTTACATTTGACTTAAAACAACTAACTCAACCAAGCACATTTTTAACAAGTTTATTAATGTTTATTGGATCTGCGCCTTCTTCTACAGGTGGTGGAATTCGCGTTACAACTTTTTGAATTTTTATCGCGGTGGTTCTATCTAAACTTAGGGGAACTAGTGACGTTAATATATTTAAGCGAAAAATCACAACTGACAAAATTGTTTCAGCTGCGACTGTGTTTTTTATATCTTTTATTTTAGTAATAGCGGTAGTTTTTCTCTCGAGTTTTTCGCTAGATAGTATTTCAAACCAGGAAAAAACTAGTGAATATAGAATTTACCATTTAATTTTTGAGGTTATGTCGGCCTTTGGAACTTCGGGTCTGTCGACCGGCTTAATCCGAGATTTATCTGTTGTTTCACAAATTGGATTTATGATTATTATGCTAATTGGTCAGCTCGGAATTACTTCATTTATTTACGTTTGACAAGGTGATAATATCGGCAAACAAAATAAAACATACATAACTGAAGATATTTTAATCGGATAA
- a CDS encoding P110/LppT family adhesin N-terminal domain encodes MKKTKIVRKVKKVSHTRSLMIMATWPIAIGAILGFSYLTYSQVESKYFDVVDQRNLEKTEVNQRGIQLSNEEFGKIVDQMQIDEDFSKYSAEQILDLSRDSASNFHLTTIFNLTNFSSKYPFLKLNINPINKSDVENDELVTKVVNNNLINVVFSAHDQFTNKTYSKVHSIRGFNGKGDIPFINFNIDQQKSAFILQTAQINQKWNALSLVQVLNSEYKNTKDAKKTLEKFGSFLFLDSNDNLVNLPEGTHFDFETDLSGSIVFKNIDDSTGNLWISFGIFDSNKNKIRTFDLKVSNLLDYAQVTNYLNNLIKTDDELIILKDEKIQEIVAQNVSLSTFLVSQTDHSNLFDISKLQNLFTNSLPNFNVRLFGTNIQMDRIGEVELMVQIDFKAKQIGNLAQNQLTPENISVSNLQQNSPVQEQKTLQNQVSLFQDAGSNNSENSSQENLNDSQTQENYRKFNFIYTLKPFKNLAQRYLDSVIKDNDLYIVRQKFNYLDGAEVINNLRSINASFYSFQENRNTSKGLEIVNLESSPTYDSLTSQRAIVTWFKDFFKDSLTFPTWKKTDENEKPEEVLSKIFAKMNDIINSKQIFSYGVKYNLFFESSTGQLTITISIYDRFNKILGQKDIKISGLSPTNPQLLLAKENQANFFIDGSGGYNVNESDENNLFHTEIKGLKSITNPQVSLGLDSSKSRDKKVKLVRNSGILYPSLNDNYLKLLYKSDENTQRTVAFEENTPFFYSFSVQNNLEPEKYKIVLKFITQENTTSDQQTNQEPNLIWVKKLSKKSDLTNSNITNSDSIPDNTPVWLIGVSKKAEIESTSANATQNQKIIGILPVDEGQFTNFVLSYNSLNENSSSNSGAQTQNSQKIIVKIATPKSKDQPQIELEKNFWSTQNTYSTTSVTSSDSGSSTTSSSPTTPTSTVPAPTTTSASTTTTTTTTSTAASSATAATPTKTLTLHFGDEENNKNSDKSEVLFRYFIQFNNQFSKKEDFEKAFATALK; translated from the coding sequence ATGAAAAAAACTAAAATAGTAAGAAAAGTAAAAAAAGTTTCACACACCAGATCTTTAATGATTATGGCGACTTGGCCTATTGCAATTGGTGCAATTTTAGGTTTTTCTTATTTAACTTATTCACAGGTTGAGTCAAAATATTTTGATGTTGTGGATCAGCGAAATTTAGAAAAAACTGAAGTTAATCAAAGAGGGATTCAACTTTCAAATGAAGAATTTGGAAAAATTGTCGATCAAATGCAAATTGACGAGGATTTTTCCAAATATTCAGCCGAACAAATTCTCGATTTATCTCGTGATTCAGCGTCTAATTTTCATCTTACCACAATTTTTAACCTTACCAATTTTAGTTCAAAATATCCTTTTTTAAAACTTAACATTAATCCTATTAATAAATCTGACGTTGAAAATGACGAACTAGTTACAAAAGTTGTTAATAATAACTTAATTAACGTTGTTTTTTCGGCGCATGATCAATTTACAAATAAAACTTATTCAAAAGTTCATTCAATTCGTGGCTTTAATGGAAAAGGTGACATTCCATTTATAAATTTTAATATTGACCAACAAAAGTCCGCTTTTATTTTGCAAACAGCACAAATAAACCAAAAATGAAACGCACTTTCACTTGTTCAAGTGCTAAATTCTGAGTATAAAAATACAAAAGATGCTAAAAAAACCCTTGAAAAATTTGGTTCTTTTTTATTTTTAGACTCAAATGATAATTTAGTAAATCTTCCTGAGGGCACCCATTTTGATTTTGAAACAGACTTATCTGGCAGCATAGTTTTTAAAAATATTGATGACTCAACCGGTAATTTGTGAATTTCCTTTGGGATTTTTGACTCAAATAAAAATAAAATTCGCACATTTGATTTAAAAGTTTCAAATTTACTAGATTATGCACAAGTTACTAATTATCTTAATAATTTAATTAAAACTGATGACGAACTTATCATCTTAAAAGACGAAAAAATTCAAGAAATTGTTGCACAAAATGTATCTTTATCTACTTTTTTGGTGTCCCAAACTGATCACAGCAATCTCTTTGACATATCAAAATTACAAAATTTATTCACAAATTCCTTGCCAAATTTTAATGTAAGACTGTTTGGAACAAATATTCAAATGGACCGAATTGGCGAAGTTGAACTTATGGTTCAAATCGATTTTAAGGCTAAACAAATTGGAAATCTAGCTCAAAATCAGTTAACTCCTGAGAATATAAGTGTATCAAATTTACAACAAAACTCACCTGTCCAAGAGCAAAAAACCCTTCAAAATCAGGTATCTTTATTTCAAGATGCTGGCTCAAATAATTCTGAAAATTCAAGTCAAGAAAATTTAAATGACTCACAAACTCAAGAAAATTACCGTAAATTTAATTTTATTTACACCTTAAAACCTTTTAAAAACTTAGCCCAAAGATATTTGGATTCGGTGATTAAGGATAATGATCTTTATATTGTAAGGCAAAAATTTAATTATTTAGATGGTGCTGAAGTTATTAATAATTTAAGGTCAATTAATGCTAGTTTTTATTCTTTTCAAGAAAATAGAAACACAAGTAAAGGCTTGGAAATTGTTAATTTAGAAAGCAGTCCAACTTATGATAGTTTGACTAGTCAAAGAGCAATTGTGACGTGATTTAAAGACTTTTTTAAAGATTCATTAACATTTCCGACTTGAAAAAAAACTGATGAAAATGAGAAACCTGAAGAAGTTTTATCAAAAATTTTTGCTAAAATGAATGACATAATTAACTCTAAGCAAATTTTTTCTTACGGTGTTAAATATAATTTATTTTTTGAAAGCTCTACTGGTCAATTAACAATAACAATTAGTATTTATGACAGATTTAATAAAATTTTAGGCCAAAAAGATATAAAAATAAGCGGCTTGTCACCAACAAATCCTCAATTATTATTAGCCAAAGAAAATCAAGCAAATTTTTTTATTGACGGATCTGGCGGATATAATGTTAATGAATCTGATGAAAATAATTTGTTTCACACAGAAATTAAAGGTCTAAAATCAATCACAAATCCTCAAGTTTCGCTTGGCCTTGACTCTTCAAAAAGCCGTGATAAAAAAGTTAAACTTGTCAGAAATTCAGGAATTTTATATCCAAGTCTAAACGACAATTATTTAAAATTGCTTTATAAAAGTGATGAAAATACTCAAAGAACTGTAGCTTTTGAAGAAAATACTCCATTTTTTTATTCATTCTCAGTCCAAAATAACTTAGAACCTGAAAAATATAAAATTGTCCTTAAATTTATTACGCAAGAAAACACAACTTCTGATCAACAAACAAATCAAGAACCAAATTTAATTTGAGTTAAAAAACTATCTAAAAAAAGTGATTTAACAAACTCAAATATAACAAATTCAGACTCAATCCCTGATAATACACCAGTTTGGCTAATAGGTGTTTCAAAAAAAGCAGAAATTGAATCAACTAGCGCAAATGCAACTCAAAATCAAAAAATTATTGGTATTTTGCCTGTTGATGAAGGACAATTTACTAATTTTGTTCTTTCTTACAATTCTCTCAATGAGAATTCATCTTCAAATTCAGGCGCTCAAACTCAAAATTCTCAAAAGATAATTGTAAAAATTGCAACTCCTAAATCAAAAGATCAACCCCAAATTGAATTAGAAAAAAACTTTTGATCTACTCAGAATACTTATTCAACGACTTCAGTTACTTCTTCAGATTCAGGTTCTTCAACAACCTCATCATCCCCAACAACTCCAACTTCAACAGTCCCAGCACCCACAACAACATCTGCTTCCACAACAACAACAACAACAACAACTTCAACAGCCGCTTCTTCAGCCACCGCAGCAACCCCAACAAAAACTTTAACCCTTCATTTTGGAGATGAAGAAAACAACAAAAACTCCGATAAATCAGAGGTTTTGTTTAGATATTTTATACAATTTAATAACCAATTTTCCAAAAAAGAAGATTTTGAAAAAGCCTTTGCAACAGCATTAAAATAA